The Anastrepha ludens isolate Willacy chromosome X, idAnaLude1.1, whole genome shotgun sequence genome includes a window with the following:
- the LOC128870126 gene encoding uncharacterized protein LOC128870126 produces the protein MENEVNVTGYDESSHMSFLEGSGADLLTNVSNTPLCSENEADKSNLRENLRFDSDDSVLDSDYEDSTSANNGNSGNLDDGELLNEAPTTSQRAYSRKESCTRRNLGKAYVNVKGVVVSERKLIPLIINCRMKCESKESDDILLRDLEKELLAHQSKADFAYESKRNDKTCASDDPKVKVYTFDLQ, from the exons atggaAAACGAAGTAAATGTAACAG GTTATGATGAAAGCAGTCACATGTCGTTTTTAGAGGGCAGTGGGGCTGATTTACTAACAAATGTTTCTAATACTCCACTATGCAGTGAGAATGAGGCAGATAAATCAAATTTACGGGAAAATCTCCGTTTTGACAGTGATGACTCAGTCCTAGATTCCGACTATGAGGACTCAACTTCTGCTAATAATGGAAATAGTGGCAATTTAGACGATGGTGAACTGCTCAACGAGGCCCCAACTACATCCCAAAGAGCTTATTCGAGGAAAGAATCATGCACAAGACGGAACTTGGGAAAGGCATACGTTAATGTAAAGGGTGTTGTTGTGTCGGAAAGAAAATTGATACCTCTTATTATTAATTGTCGCATGAAATGCGAATCAAAG GAATCGGATGATATTCTACTACGTGATTTAGAAAAGGAACTCTTAGCCCATCAGAGTAAAGCAGATTTTGCATATGAGTCAAAAAGAAATGACAAAACTTGCGCTTCCGATGATCCCAAAGTTAAAGTGTATACTTttgatttgcagtaa